The stretch of DNA CGGCGATGCGGTTAGTTGACCGGGTCGAGAAGAATCTTTCAAAACAAAATCCGATGACCTTATTATTCGGGAGTGTCGGGTTCATTATTGGGTTACTGATCGCGGTTCTGATTTCGCAATTATTCAATCGCAGTCCATTATTCTTATTGAACACGGTCGTCCCGATTATCTTGATGCTGTTTTTCGGTTACATTGGTGCCCGTGTTGGGACCACACGTATCGACGAATGGCGGAAAGTCTTTAACTTCCGGCGACGAGATAAAGAAACCTCGCCAGAAATTACGGATGCACAGCCAGATCAAAACTATCATCATTATAAAATCTTGGATACCAATATTTTAATTGATGGTCGTATCTATGATCTGGTCAAGACTGGTTTTCTGGAAGGCACGTTATTAGTCCCAAACTTTGTGTTGTATGAATTACAATACATTGCCGATTCTGCAGACAGTATTAAACGTGTTCGAGGCCGACGTGGCTTGGATATTTTGAATAAGTTGCAGAGTGAAAATATTATTCCAATTGAAATGTATAAAGGTGATTTCGAAGACATTCCGGAAGTCGATACCAAGTTGATCCAATTAGCTAAAAAGGTCAACGGGGTCATTGTGACGAACGACTATAATTTGAATAAAGTCATCGAATTTCAAAATGTGCAAGTGCTCAATATTAACCAGTTGGCTAAATCACTCAAACCACGCGTCATTCCTGGTGAAGAGATGAATGTGATGGTCGTGAAAAACGGGAGTGAGCGACAACAAGGGGTCGGTTATTTGGACGATGGGACGATGGTCGTCATTGAAGATGGAAAATTCTACATCAATGAAAAAGTCGACGTCGTAGTTACCAGTGCACTACAAACCGATGCTGGCCGAATGATTTTTGCCCGTTTAGCGCATGCTAATCGAGGAATTTCGGATAAACCAGAGCACGAGAGTCAGAATAATAATCACCACAATAATAATCGTCGGAATAAATAGACTGAATCCGAGTGAGTCCTTTATTTTTAGCGATAAACATTGTAAACTAAACTAGCAAGAGTGTGAGGTCAAGCAACTTGCCGGTGGGGATCGCCGGATGCTTTTTTTGCATTGGGCGGTCCCGCGTGGTAACTGGCATCGGCAGCTTGACCGAACATGTTTCGACCATTTAGAAGTCGAATAATGAAAATCAAACTGATCGTATTTAAGTGACTGAATCGTTTGATAAAAAAATGAAAGAGGCGTTAATCACATTGGCAAAGAGCAAGATTCGTGTGCGTTACGCACCAAGTCCAACTGGCCATTTACACATTGGTAATGCCCGGACAGCGTTATTTAATTATTTATTTGCCCGGCATAATAAAGGGAAGTTCATCTTACGGATTGAAGACACCGATTTAAAGCGGAATGTTGCTGACGGTGAAAAGAGTCAGATGGACAACTTGGCCTGGTTAGGAATTGATTGGGATGAAGGTCCAGATAAGGGC from Lactiplantibacillus brownii encodes:
- a CDS encoding PIN/TRAM domain-containing protein encodes the protein MKKLTVRLVFIVVGGTLGLTYLPFLWNAIWTQPNPLLNNILTNFLLGALVLWVLSLFLANAAMRLVDRVEKNLSKQNPMTLLFGSVGFIIGLLIAVLISQLFNRSPLFLLNTVVPIILMLFFGYIGARVGTTRIDEWRKVFNFRRRDKETSPEITDAQPDQNYHHYKILDTNILIDGRIYDLVKTGFLEGTLLVPNFVLYELQYIADSADSIKRVRGRRGLDILNKLQSENIIPIEMYKGDFEDIPEVDTKLIQLAKKVNGVIVTNDYNLNKVIEFQNVQVLNINQLAKSLKPRVIPGEEMNVMVVKNGSERQQGVGYLDDGTMVVIEDGKFYINEKVDVVVTSALQTDAGRMIFARLAHANRGISDKPEHESQNNNHHNNNRRNK